In a single window of the Melioribacteraceae bacterium genome:
- a CDS encoding ribonuclease Z, translated as MKIIFLGTGSAKTNLARAHSSILVSSNKKYSLIDCGDGIPIQLAKFGININNIESVIISHNHPDHLSGLFTLINQMKIIGRNKSLNIYGDSLFVANFWNVMNTFHLYKETINFKIVLKVLKDNCRIIPLHGINVKCKKNSHIKRKEVLQKYPSSVFNSFSFLIEGTKNNIFYTADIGSEKDLLLFQKYRIDYLIADCFHISIAQIISMIPNLKPKRTILTHIEESDYKKKIAHSIKKDSDIMVADDGMELPV; from the coding sequence ATGAAAATAATATTTTTAGGAACCGGTTCTGCCAAAACCAATTTAGCACGAGCCCATTCTTCAATTCTAGTCTCTTCCAATAAAAAGTATTCTCTAATTGATTGCGGCGACGGCATTCCAATCCAGCTTGCAAAATTCGGAATAAATATAAACAATATTGAATCTGTAATAATATCGCACAATCACCCTGATCACCTTTCCGGTCTTTTTACATTAATCAATCAGATGAAAATTATAGGCAGAAACAAATCCCTCAACATTTATGGGGATTCCTTATTTGTCGCCAACTTTTGGAATGTTATGAATACTTTTCATTTATACAAAGAGACAATAAATTTTAAAATAGTTTTAAAGGTACTAAAGGATAATTGTAGAATTATTCCTTTACATGGAATTAATGTAAAGTGTAAGAAAAATTCTCACATAAAAAGAAAAGAAGTTTTACAAAAATATCCATCATCAGTTTTCAATTCCTTCAGCTTTTTAATTGAAGGGACAAAGAATAATATATTTTACACTGCGGATATTGGTTCTGAAAAGGATTTGCTTCTCTTCCAAAAATATCGGATCGATTATTTAATTGCAGATTGCTTTCACATCTCGATAGCTCAAATTATTAGTATGATTCCGAATTTAAAACCAAAAAGAACTATCCTAACACATATTGAGGAATCAGATTATAAAAAGAAAATAGCCCATTCAATAAAAAAGGATAGCGATATAATGGTGGCTGATGATGGAATGGAGCTACCAGTATAA
- a CDS encoding SPOR domain-containing protein — translation MKKFICLSILLIISRVEIYTQDINLSSLLKQIEYGNTTEAEQALVTLKSKFPNDPNTIYLDAVLQKDADKALTKYLTIIEKHPQNIFVEPSLFKVFSYYYSLGFYKKAESYLDKLKKSFPQSEYLKLADRTIPDIDSFDATSLTDKLSEKPAATEQVKSARYSIQAGAFLNIENAKKMSHQLSSDGFEVSLSTKEIGGSIFNIVLVGKFSAIEETEKVLNALESKHKITGRVIDFEKQ, via the coding sequence TTGAAAAAGTTTATCTGCTTATCTATTCTATTAATAATAAGCCGTGTAGAAATTTACACTCAAGATATTAACTTATCCTCCCTCCTAAAACAAATTGAATATGGCAATACTACCGAAGCAGAACAAGCGCTGGTTACGCTTAAATCTAAATTCCCCAACGATCCAAATACTATTTATTTAGATGCTGTTCTTCAAAAAGATGCCGACAAAGCTCTCACAAAATATTTAACTATAATAGAAAAACATCCACAGAACATTTTTGTAGAGCCCTCTCTCTTTAAAGTGTTTAGCTATTATTACTCACTTGGGTTTTATAAAAAAGCTGAATCGTATCTCGATAAATTAAAGAAGTCTTTTCCTCAATCCGAATATTTGAAATTAGCCGATAGAACTATTCCCGACATAGATAGTTTTGACGCTACTTCGTTAACCGATAAGCTGAGCGAAAAACCGGCAGCCACCGAACAAGTAAAGAGCGCTAGATATTCAATTCAAGCAGGAGCATTTTTGAATATTGAGAATGCAAAGAAAATGAGTCACCAACTTTCATCCGATGGATTTGAAGTTTCCCTTTCAACAAAAGAGATTGGGGGAAGCATATTTAATATTGTTTTAGTTGGTAAATTTTCTGCTATCGAAGAAACCGAGAAAGTTTTGAATGCTCTCGAAAGTAAGCATAAGATTACTGGCAGGGTTATCGACTTCGAGAAACAATAA
- the miaB gene encoding tRNA (N6-isopentenyl adenosine(37)-C2)-methylthiotransferase MiaB produces MKKNQVYIETYGCQMNVADSELVMGILKNKGYDLTNDIKDANIILLNTCSIRENAEQKINYRLKHLKAYKKKEHNAVIGILGCMAERLRVNLIEEQKIVDLVVGPDEYRRLPEFIDSAIGGEKGIGVKLSRTETYDDIIPYREDGLSAWISVMRGCDKFCTFCVVPFTRGRERSRSLESIKDEIAQLSSRGFREVSLLGQNVNSYNDNGNDFADLLSACASVDPLIRIRFTTSHPQDLSDKLLYVIAENQNICNYIHLPVQSGSNRILELMNRTYTIEHYLNLIDKARKIIPGVSFSTDIISGFPTETMEDHLMTLDVIQKVRYDGAYMFKYSPREGTKAFQMTDDVDEDTKSKRLNDIIELQHQISYEINQAQVGTEEIVLIEGDSKKSNAHFAGRTDSNKIVIFPKNDELSIGDYVKVKINRATSATLFADYLESVSVNSKQKIVSA; encoded by the coding sequence ATGAAAAAAAATCAAGTATATATAGAAACATACGGCTGCCAGATGAATGTGGCCGATTCTGAATTGGTGATGGGTATTCTAAAAAATAAGGGATACGATTTAACCAATGATATCAAGGATGCAAATATCATCCTATTGAATACATGCAGCATCCGAGAAAATGCCGAGCAGAAAATTAATTACCGATTGAAACATCTAAAAGCTTACAAGAAAAAAGAGCATAACGCGGTAATTGGAATATTGGGATGTATGGCAGAAAGATTGCGCGTTAATTTAATTGAAGAACAAAAAATTGTTGATCTGGTTGTTGGTCCCGATGAATACCGCAGACTCCCCGAATTTATTGATTCGGCAATCGGCGGTGAAAAAGGTATTGGGGTAAAATTATCGCGCACAGAAACTTATGATGATATTATTCCCTACAGAGAAGATGGATTGAGCGCATGGATTTCGGTTATGCGCGGCTGCGATAAATTTTGCACTTTCTGCGTTGTTCCATTCACTCGCGGTAGAGAAAGAAGCCGTTCCCTCGAATCAATTAAAGATGAGATTGCTCAACTATCGTCGCGGGGATTTCGTGAAGTATCACTACTCGGACAAAATGTTAATTCCTATAATGATAATGGAAATGATTTCGCCGATCTATTATCTGCATGCGCAAGTGTTGATCCACTTATTAGAATAAGGTTTACTACTTCTCATCCTCAGGACTTATCTGATAAATTATTGTACGTTATTGCCGAGAATCAAAATATCTGCAATTATATTCATCTTCCTGTTCAATCGGGTTCAAACAGAATTTTGGAATTGATGAATAGAACCTACACCATTGAGCATTATCTAAACTTAATTGACAAGGCAAGAAAAATTATTCCCGGCGTTAGTTTTTCGACTGATATCATTTCCGGATTTCCTACTGAAACTATGGAAGATCATCTCATGACTTTAGATGTCATTCAAAAAGTTAGGTATGATGGCGCTTACATGTTCAAGTATTCTCCTCGCGAAGGAACAAAAGCATTTCAAATGACTGATGATGTTGACGAGGATACTAAATCAAAAAGACTGAACGATATTATAGAATTACAGCATCAAATTTCTTATGAAATAAATCAAGCGCAGGTTGGTACCGAAGAAATAGTATTGATTGAAGGAGATAGTAAAAAGTCGAATGCTCATTTTGCCGGAAGAACCGACAGCAATAAAATAGTTATCTTTCCTAAGAATGATGAGTTATCAATTGGCGATTATGTAAAAGTAAAGATTAACAGGGCAACATCGGCAACATTGTTTGCTGATTATTTGGAAAGTGTCTCTGTGAATTCGAAACAAAAAATTGTAAGCGCATAA
- the rpiA gene encoding ribose-5-phosphate isomerase RpiA, with protein sequence MKTIDTLKKLAAEKAVDEIKSGMIIGLGTGSTFKYALLKLAELIKKGSLENIVGIPSSLDTENKARELGIPLTTLNEAYNNSSLITFTRQGRASSPLVIDITIDGADEVAVNQSEGKKVINLIKGGGGALLREKVLTQASNKLIIAVDESKVSGKLGTNFSVPVEVLQYSFEAEIKYLESLGAVISLRKNNDKLFMTDEGNYIIDAKFNGIDDCSELSAKLNDRAGVVGHGIFVGLASKVFIAKESGIEVLEF encoded by the coding sequence ATGAAAACTATTGATACTCTTAAAAAACTTGCTGCGGAAAAAGCCGTCGATGAAATTAAATCGGGGATGATTATTGGATTAGGTACTGGGTCAACTTTTAAATACGCTTTACTAAAATTAGCCGAGTTAATTAAAAAGGGCTCATTAGAAAATATAGTAGGAATACCAAGTTCTTTAGATACTGAAAACAAAGCCCGCGAATTGGGCATCCCATTAACAACTTTGAATGAGGCATATAATAATTCTTCACTCATTACTTTTACCCGCCAAGGGCGGGCAAGCTCTCCACTCGTAATTGACATTACAATTGATGGTGCTGATGAAGTAGCTGTTAATCAGAGTGAAGGAAAGAAAGTAATTAATCTTATTAAAGGGGGAGGCGGTGCGCTTCTTCGTGAAAAAGTTTTGACGCAGGCAAGCAACAAATTAATTATCGCGGTTGATGAATCTAAAGTTTCTGGAAAACTGGGAACGAACTTTTCCGTACCGGTTGAGGTTTTACAATATTCATTTGAAGCAGAGATAAAATATTTGGAAAGTTTAGGCGCGGTAATAAGCTTAAGAAAGAATAATGATAAATTATTTATGACAGATGAAGGTAACTATATAATAGATGCTAAGTTTAATGGTATTGATGATTGTTCCGAGTTATCTGCAAAACTTAATGATCGTGCCGGTGTTGTTGGACACGGAATTTTTGTGGGATTGGCCTCTAAAGTTTTTATAGCAAAAGAAAGCGGAATAGAAGTTTTAGAATTTTAG
- a CDS encoding T9SS type A sorting domain-containing protein, protein MNLKKLFLMLTFFVLLGTTAFAQVYVSATNGDDTFGTGAQVTPYRSIQKAIDVAATGSTIYVEAGIYNSGVIPTEGAPITLATNRNFTFVGTAVGLNTTVELTNGFTLNHASAVVNFGSTGTAKFNVGTTATALILTAGTMTITPANFVIGSGATVTVGNGVLNGVPTTGANLNVIFNGTNAIGSTSGFLPSALGTGTLTINKASGAITIDNTALTLTNIVYSNVAGATISGNVTLANGGDITNSNTGTLTIGTDASNTLTMTSIDPAQGQIIVNAGGSVIVNSSVTYNVRNAGTAASGASSAVFAAGNIFALTGASNLTVNGNITFNNTNIASTDGDNAERNGVTLSNNGTGSLTIAGNITTPLSSTVFATPGAGGAGTNQAWVDVILDNLSTGSFSVRSAALRGATGTAGINNAGGGSMTLGQAGDVITTAYDVVNSGATAVMTVNAGATFSSAFTTVNAASLVTFNAAATIGGIVTHAGKMRINSNVITLTRTGAGTLAGAGDIYSVTTATTGSGWIKFTGASPTSTFTGNLPNVEANNATTALALAGNNIFGDLKTTGTGATIGGASDIRGNLDLASGGGTVTINGATTVRGNVEMTSGNVTLGTNNLTVNGTFNMPQGTFTFGANTLNLVGNFNRTGGTINAAAAGTGTLNFAGTASQTFNPGTQMNVYRVTVNNTGPYLVNVIANDVVTMQNSLIVLNDFTITTGQVALGTSNIRMQQVAGALSARFTNGGRGYTSNGIGGIIFEGTGANPAGGGDGAVITGTQPFSNIYVRLSVPANNILTLGAVKISGVITFDGGGIEVGAANDGDAFAASTLALDDALVIPTVVINTQNAHASPYFVTTAPTVTSVYNLSYTGQTARTITAADFITGAVNNLSLIAGTAGKTITFLNAPGTIVGSLSVDDGETLQLTNGGAQTLTASGNTAAHVVNGTVTGGTLQITGTAASLTGGVGATNASLVANLTVAPLSAGTFTSTGMKNLGNVVINQANLVSNITMNSATAAITSFTNTAGTTNLNMNSTVSGIAGNFTVTAGAVTLTMNGGAAGTRTIAGALAVNGGSLTLGSHINVTGAASQAGAGSLALGNYNLTLANTYAHAGTGTITAGTGAIVAATALVPATYTFTTAVDIPNLTVNSPAAGIQMVTTALNVTNKLVHTAGDIDVNGLALNVTGDTYTYTAGTYSNTAGTAAGKVVLKGSALTITGAANPLFGYLEVNSTGTVTFQTSDLATPTARSFQVADGFTHTAGNIALGINDLELTNDAIVTVNAAYTTAATAGTVTGTATGANLGEVVFSGNFNGVQNLTLADNYSIQNLRVANTAHTSVTKTDTKILTVVSNFGLGDNFTFGATARLVLGDGATITRINGVFDQAPTFGATTNVVYNAALNTNKELPLTGLNNLTINGNVTFTASAPATGSPTVNGTLFMQSGTIDLATNSKVLTIADGATINRSGGAFGGAAADKPTVTNYKLVYSGAAALTDGKELISTNCTNLTVSMTGGGVTLGNARTVGSFDMSPTGAGAANVYFAIGADNALQTFTVTGTTTINNGIVSTTDAVGGNSSASTFAAQGSVVVNGGSLGNLGADNGAGVDGGLNLTFSGAAAQALTLNGNITLPNITLNSTATTAAGAVVNVTGGNLTITNLLTFQNGILNMGSNTLTLPRPTGAANGGLAFDRSAVGVGEFGHVVGKIARQANSNDGAGGTNGRFEFPTGTLSGEYRPAAINFTPAYVVNNPVIIEVNHLDVTPEGTVGLPLDGGNGVKIGNYPKFYWLVNTTPSSLSSTQNFDIDLQANNIGLPYTSDALLRIIRRQDGAATSNAWSMQGVASNYANYQVVTGTDTTVVARTTSSQGGLVQQGSRFAIGVPTRAPMFTAPVALTASINENATSTIQVTADPNDVGETVAYSLVTAPTWAAINATSGLLTLTPSYSDGSATPYQIVVKALDSGGASSLLTLTITVVNVNRVPSFTATGAAVLTAQTVKAGSTLNFTYLAVDADADALTYTLTPAITPAFAGTATLTATGVLTFSPVFADAGKVFVVSVQAADGNGGTVATAANITVSYAGEKGDVDGNGTVASADASQILQHVVGLVLITDPAKVWAADANNDGVIGAIDAAWVLYKFANGSFPTASLVASEVSAEFGKLSKVAKNEALVSGNQTGTSTFALPISISNAKQVQSLYAEFAISNGVDFQNIQANLPEGWMIQSKFENGILKVAMAGINGLASGNVAVINVGLRNVETTGEISGTLTINDNGLQSLEPLKLRAIPTEFGLGQNYPNPFNPTTSIKYQIAENANVSLTVYNMLGQQVKSLITGQQEAGYYTVNWDGTNEYGSKVASGIYIYRLQAGKYIQTLKMNLLK, encoded by the coding sequence ATGAATTTAAAGAAACTCTTTTTGATGCTCACGTTCTTCGTTCTTTTGGGAACGACGGCGTTTGCACAAGTCTACGTTAGTGCTACTAATGGAGATGACACGTTTGGTACCGGAGCTCAGGTAACACCGTATCGCTCTATTCAGAAAGCAATTGACGTAGCCGCAACAGGCTCAACTATTTATGTTGAAGCGGGTATTTATAATAGTGGTGTTATACCTACAGAAGGTGCCCCTATTACACTCGCTACTAACAGAAATTTCACATTTGTTGGTACAGCAGTTGGTTTAAACACAACTGTTGAATTAACAAACGGATTTACCTTAAATCACGCAAGTGCAGTTGTTAATTTTGGTTCTACTGGAACCGCAAAATTTAATGTTGGAACAACAGCTACGGCTCTTATTCTAACTGCTGGTACGATGACAATTACCCCAGCTAACTTTGTAATTGGTAGCGGCGCTACAGTTACTGTTGGTAATGGTGTTCTAAATGGCGTACCTACAACTGGCGCTAACTTAAACGTAATTTTTAATGGTACTAATGCAATTGGCTCAACATCTGGATTTTTACCATCGGCTTTAGGAACTGGTACATTAACAATTAATAAAGCATCTGGTGCTATTACAATTGACAATACTGCTCTTACTCTTACAAACATTGTTTATAGCAACGTTGCTGGCGCTACTATTAGCGGAAATGTAACTCTCGCTAACGGTGGTGATATAACAAATTCGAATACTGGTACATTGACTATCGGTACAGATGCTTCTAACACACTTACCATGACCTCAATAGATCCAGCACAAGGACAAATTATTGTTAACGCTGGCGGTAGTGTTATTGTAAACTCAAGTGTTACATATAATGTTAGAAATGCAGGTACAGCAGCTTCAGGTGCGTCATCTGCCGTTTTTGCAGCAGGTAATATCTTTGCACTTACTGGCGCGAGCAATCTGACTGTGAATGGAAATATTACATTTAACAATACAAACATTGCCTCAACAGATGGCGATAATGCTGAACGTAATGGAGTAACATTATCAAATAATGGTACAGGTAGTTTAACAATTGCTGGAAATATTACAACTCCTCTTTCCAGTACAGTTTTTGCAACACCAGGTGCTGGTGGTGCAGGCACAAATCAAGCTTGGGTTGATGTTATCTTAGATAACCTTAGCACTGGTTCATTTTCTGTAAGAAGCGCTGCTCTCAGAGGAGCTACCGGTACAGCAGGTATCAATAATGCTGGCGGTGGTTCAATGACTTTAGGTCAAGCTGGTGACGTTATTACAACTGCATATGATGTTGTAAATAGCGGAGCTACTGCTGTTATGACTGTAAATGCTGGCGCAACATTTAGTAGTGCGTTTACAACAGTTAACGCAGCTTCTTTGGTTACATTTAACGCTGCCGCAACAATTGGCGGTATTGTAACACACGCTGGTAAGATGAGAATTAATTCAAATGTTATCACTTTAACTAGAACTGGCGCAGGTACATTAGCTGGCGCTGGTGATATTTATTCTGTAACAACTGCTACGACTGGTAGCGGTTGGATTAAATTTACAGGTGCTTCACCAACCAGTACATTTACTGGAAATTTACCAAACGTTGAAGCTAACAATGCTACAACAGCATTAGCCTTAGCTGGCAATAATATTTTTGGTGATTTGAAGACAACTGGAACTGGCGCAACAATCGGCGGTGCTTCTGATATTAGAGGTAACTTAGATTTAGCTAGTGGCGGCGGTACTGTTACTATTAACGGCGCAACTACAGTTCGTGGAAACGTTGAAATGACAAGTGGTAACGTTACATTGGGTACAAATAACCTAACAGTTAACGGTACTTTTAATATGCCACAAGGTACATTTACCTTTGGCGCAAATACATTAAACTTAGTTGGTAATTTTAACAGAACTGGTGGAACAATCAATGCTGCAGCTGCCGGAACTGGAACTTTGAATTTCGCTGGTACAGCTTCACAAACATTCAACCCTGGTACACAGATGAATGTTTACCGAGTAACAGTTAATAATACAGGTCCCTACTTAGTTAACGTTATTGCAAATGATGTAGTTACGATGCAAAATTCTTTGATTGTGCTAAATGACTTTACAATTACCACGGGACAAGTTGCTTTAGGTACATCCAACATTAGAATGCAGCAAGTTGCTGGCGCTCTTAGTGCAAGATTCACAAATGGCGGCCGCGGTTATACATCGAATGGAATTGGTGGTATTATATTCGAAGGTACTGGAGCGAATCCAGCAGGTGGTGGTGACGGAGCTGTTATAACAGGTACTCAACCATTCTCGAATATTTATGTTAGATTATCAGTCCCAGCCAACAATATATTAACTTTAGGAGCTGTTAAAATCTCTGGTGTTATTACATTTGATGGCGGTGGTATTGAAGTTGGGGCTGCTAATGATGGCGACGCATTTGCTGCTTCCACATTAGCTTTAGATGATGCATTGGTTATTCCAACAGTTGTAATAAATACGCAAAATGCACACGCTTCTCCGTATTTTGTAACAACTGCACCTACAGTTACTTCCGTTTATAACTTATCATATACTGGTCAAACTGCGCGTACCATAACAGCTGCAGATTTTATTACTGGCGCTGTTAATAATCTATCTCTTATTGCTGGTACAGCTGGTAAAACTATTACTTTCTTGAATGCTCCTGGAACAATCGTTGGGAGCTTATCAGTTGATGACGGTGAAACATTACAATTAACTAATGGTGGCGCTCAAACATTGACAGCTAGCGGTAATACTGCCGCTCATGTTGTTAACGGAACAGTTACAGGTGGTACTCTACAAATCACAGGTACTGCCGCTTCATTAACCGGTGGAGTTGGTGCAACAAACGCTTCATTGGTAGCTAACTTAACAGTTGCTCCTCTGAGTGCCGGAACATTCACCTCAACAGGAATGAAAAATCTTGGTAACGTAGTTATTAACCAAGCTAATTTAGTTTCAAACATTACAATGAATTCAGCTACAGCAGCTATTACATCTTTCACAAATACTGCAGGAACAACAAACCTTAACATGAACTCAACAGTTTCTGGTATTGCTGGCAACTTTACAGTGACAGCTGGTGCCGTTACTTTGACCATGAATGGTGGTGCAGCTGGTACAAGAACAATTGCAGGTGCTTTAGCAGTTAACGGCGGTTCTTTAACATTAGGTTCACATATTAATGTTACTGGTGCTGCTAGCCAAGCTGGTGCAGGTTCATTGGCTCTTGGTAACTATAACTTAACTTTAGCTAACACATACGCTCACGCTGGTACCGGTACAATTACAGCAGGTACAGGCGCTATCGTTGCTGCTACAGCTTTAGTTCCAGCTACTTATACATTTACCACAGCAGTTGATATTCCTAATCTTACAGTTAATTCTCCTGCAGCTGGAATTCAGATGGTTACAACAGCATTGAATGTTACCAATAAATTAGTTCACACCGCTGGCGATATTGATGTTAACGGTCTTGCATTAAACGTTACAGGAGATACTTATACATATACAGCTGGTACATACTCAAATACTGCAGGTACGGCTGCTGGTAAAGTTGTTCTTAAGGGTTCAGCTTTAACAATTACTGGTGCTGCTAACCCATTGTTTGGTTACCTTGAAGTAAATTCAACTGGTACAGTAACATTCCAAACAAGTGACTTAGCAACCCCAACTGCAAGAAGTTTCCAAGTTGCTGATGGTTTCACACATACAGCTGGAAACATTGCTCTAGGAATCAATGATTTAGAATTAACAAATGATGCTATTGTTACTGTTAATGCTGCCTACACAACAGCTGCTACTGCCGGTACTGTTACAGGTACTGCAACTGGCGCTAACTTAGGTGAAGTTGTGTTCAGCGGTAATTTTAACGGTGTTCAAAACCTAACTTTAGCTGATAATTATTCTATTCAAAACTTAAGAGTTGCTAACACAGCTCATACTTCAGTTACAAAAACAGACACCAAGATTCTTACTGTTGTAAGTAACTTTGGTTTAGGTGACAACTTTACGTTTGGCGCTACTGCGCGTTTAGTTCTTGGTGATGGCGCAACCATTACAAGAATTAACGGTGTATTCGATCAAGCTCCAACTTTTGGTGCTACAACAAACGTAGTTTATAACGCAGCCTTAAATACAAATAAAGAACTACCATTAACAGGATTAAATAATCTTACAATTAATGGCAACGTTACATTCACAGCTTCAGCTCCAGCAACAGGCAGCCCAACTGTAAATGGTACATTGTTCATGCAGTCAGGTACAATTGATTTGGCAACAAACTCAAAAGTACTTACAATTGCAGACGGTGCTACAATTAACAGATCAGGCGGCGCGTTTGGTGGCGCAGCAGCAGATAAACCAACTGTAACCAACTATAAACTTGTTTATTCAGGTGCAGCTGCTCTTACAGATGGTAAAGAATTAATTTCTACAAATTGCACAAATTTAACAGTTTCTATGACCGGTGGCGGAGTTACACTTGGTAATGCTAGAACAGTTGGTTCATTTGATATGAGTCCAACAGGTGCTGGCGCTGCTAACGTTTATTTCGCAATTGGCGCAGATAACGCACTGCAAACATTCACGGTTACTGGCACAACTACTATTAATAATGGTATTGTTTCAACAACCGACGCAGTTGGTGGCAATTCAAGCGCAAGTACATTCGCAGCTCAAGGTTCAGTTGTGGTTAATGGCGGAAGTCTTGGTAATCTAGGCGCTGATAACGGTGCTGGTGTTGATGGTGGATTGAACTTAACATTTAGTGGTGCTGCTGCTCAAGCATTAACATTAAATGGCAACATTACATTACCTAACATTACTTTAAATAGCACTGCTACTACAGCAGCTGGTGCTGTTGTTAATGTTACAGGTGGAAATTTAACAATCACAAACTTGTTAACATTCCAAAATGGTATTTTGAACATGGGTTCAAATACTCTTACTCTACCTCGTCCAACTGGTGCTGCAAATGGCGGTTTAGCATTTGACAGAAGCGCAGTAGGTGTTGGTGAATTTGGTCACGTAGTTGGTAAAATAGCTCGTCAAGCAAATTCTAATGATGGTGCTGGTGGAACTAACGGTCGTTTTGAATTCCCAACTGGTACATTAAGCGGAGAATATCGTCCTGCAGCAATTAACTTTACTCCAGCTTATGTTGTAAACAACCCAGTTATTATCGAAGTTAACCATCTGGATGTTACTCCAGAGGGTACAGTTGGCTTACCATTAGATGGTGGTAATGGTGTTAAAATTGGTAATTATCCTAAATTCTACTGGTTAGTAAACACAACACCTTCTAGCTTAAGCTCAACTCAAAACTTTGATATTGACTTACAAGCTAATAATATTGGTCTTCCATACACAAGTGACGCATTATTAAGAATTATCAGAAGACAAGATGGCGCAGCAACAAGCAACGCATGGTCAATGCAGGGTGTAGCTTCAAACTACGCTAACTACCAAGTAGTTACTGGTACAGATACAACAGTAGTTGCAAGAACTACCTCCTCACAAGGTGGATTAGTTCAACAAGGTAGCCGTTTCGCAATTGGCGTTCCTACAAGAGCTCCAATGTTCACAGCTCCAGTTGCATTAACAGCTTCTATTAACGAAAACGCAACATCTACAATTCAGGTAACTGCTGATCCTAATGATGTTGGTGAAACAGTTGCATATAGCTTAGTTACAGCTCCTACATGGGCGGCAATTAACGCTACTTCTGGATTATTAACATTAACTCCAAGTTATTCTGATGGTTCAGCAACACCTTATCAAATCGTTGTAAAAGCTTTGGATAGTGGTGGAGCTTCATCATTATTAACTCTTACTATTACAGTTGTTAACGTAAACAGAGTTCCTTCATTTACTGCTACAGGCGCTGCAGTGTTAACAGCTCAAACAGTTAAAGCTGGTTCAACATTAAACTTTACTTACTTAGCAGTTGATGCTGACGCTGATGCTTTAACATATACTCTTACACCGGCAATTACTCCGGCATTCGCAGGTACAGCTACATTAACAGCTACTGGCGTTTTAACATTCTCACCAGTATTCGCTGACGCTGGTAAAGTATTTGTAGTATCAGTTCAAGCAGCAGATGGTAATGGTGGAACAGTAGCAACAGCCGCTAACATTACTGTTAGTTATGCTGGCGAAAAGGGTGATGTTGATGGTAACGGTACAGTTGCTTCAGCAGATGCTTCACAAATTCTACAGCATGTTGTTGGTTTAGTATTAATTACAGACCCAGCAAAAGTATGGGCAGCAGACGCAAACAATGATGGTGTTATAGGCGCTATCGACGCTGCTTGGGTTCTTTATAAATTCGCAAACGGTTCATTCCCAACCGCTTCATTAGTAGCAAGCGAAGTTTCCGCTGAATTCGGTAAACTAAGCAAAGTTGCTAAAAACGAAGCTTTAGTAAGTGGAAATCAAACCGGTACATCTACTTTCGCATTACCAATTTCAATTAGCAATGCTAAACAAGTTCAGTCTCTTTATGCGGAATTTGCAATTAGCAATGGCGTTGACTTCCAAAATATCCAAGCTAATTTACCAGAAGGATGGATGATTCAATCTAAATTCGAAAATGGTATATTAAAAGTAGCTATGGCTGGTATCAACGGTTTAGCAAGTGGTAACGTTGCAGTTATTAATGTTGGTTTAAGAAATGTTGAAACAACCGGCGAAATCTCCGGTACTTTAACAATTAATGATAATGGACTTCAATCACTTGAACCATTAAAATTAAGAGCAATCCCAACAGAATTCGGTTTAGGTCAAAACTATCCGAATCCATTTAACCCAACAACAAGCATTAAATATCAAATTGCTGAAAATGCTAATGTTAGCTTAACCGTTTATAATATGTTAGGACAACAAGTAAAATCATTAATTACCGGTCAACAAGAAGCTGGTTACTATACAGTTAATTGGGACGGAACAAATGAATATGGTTCAAAAGTAGCTTCAGGTATATATATTTACAGACTACAAGCTGGCAAATATATTCAAACATTGAAGATGAACTTATTGAAGTAA